One segment of Fusarium oxysporum f. sp. lycopersici 4287 chromosome 15, whole genome shotgun sequence DNA contains the following:
- a CDS encoding pirin (iron-binding nuclear protein) (At least one base has a quality score < 10) — MLDHMNGSNGAGFPDHPHRGQETVSYILKGSIEHEDFAGNKGILYAGDLQFMTAGRGIMHSEQPIPSPDGSSGAGFQLWVDLPKHLKMCEPRYRDLRAREIPLAHLDDGKVLVKVISGKAGNVDGVKDLAYTPVWYLDVEIQPGGTLVQSLPKDWNAFSYVFEGSADFASQTGILTRVDQYGTVIYKPGRDAISIQVAESEGSSARLLIIAGQILEQPIVQHGPFVSTSADGIRQAFEDFYQGKNGFERAKGWQSDNMKRRMSM; from the coding sequence ATGCTTGACCACATGAACGGGAGCAATGGTGCAGGTTTTCCTGATCACCCCCACCGAGGACAAGAAACAGTATCCTACATCCTCAAGGGCTCTATTGAGCATGAGGACTTTGCTGGGAACAAGGGCATTCTGTATGCTGGAGACCTGCAGTTTATGACTGCGGGCAGAGGCATTATGCATTCCGAACAGCCGATCCCGAGCCCTGATGGAAGCTCAGGTGCTGGTTTCCAGTTGTGGGTCGACCTCCCAAAACATCTGAAGATGTGTGAGCCCAGATATCGAGATCTGAGAGCCAGAGAGATCCCGCTCGCGCATCTAGATGATGGCAAGGTTCTTGTCAAGGTTATATCAGGCAAGGCCGGCAACGTTGACGGCGTCAAAGACTTGGCATACACCCCCGTGTGGTATCTAGATGTTGAAATCCAACCGGGTGGCACACTGGTTCAATCCCTGCCCAAGGATTGGAATGCATTCTCTTATGTCTTTGAAGGTTCTGCGGACTTCGCATCTCAAACCGGAATCTTGACAAGGGTAGATCAGTACGGTACGGTGATATATAAACCAGGAAGAGATGCCATTTCTATCCAGGTTGCTGAGAGTGAAGGTTCTAGCGCTcgccttctcatcatcgccggCCAGATCCTCGAACAACCAATCGTTCAGCATGGACCATTTGTATCAACTAGTGCTGACGGTATTCGTCAGGCTTTCGAAGACTTCTACCAGGGTAAAAATGGATTTGAGAGGGCAAAGGGATGGCAGAGTGACAATATGAAACGCAGAATGAGTATGTAG
- a CDS encoding 4-hydroxyphenylpyruvate dioxygenase, with product MSVTPVAIINSPPQRAPQPFTATSTSARSQTDSFAVQPPPNFTGYDHITWWVGNAKQAASYYTNLFGFKTTAYKGLETGSRYFSSYLVTNNDVRFVFTSPLRSEAHLTDDEPISTANRKLLKEMHAHLERHGDAVKDVAFEVDDVEGVYHKAVEQGAIAVQGPTISKDKEHGSVSTAVICTYGDTTHTLICRQNYTGLFLPGYRTVNKHIATVTVPDVPLARIDHCVGNQSWNEMGAICAFYEQCLSFHRFWSVDDNEICTEFSALSSIVMASPNNIIKMPINEPALGKKKSQIEEYVIFNSGPGVQHIALLTPDIITAVSALRARGVEFIDVPSTYYTTMRQRLETENRNWELKEEFETLERLNILIDFDEGGYLLQLFTKPLMDRPTVFVEIIQRNAFDGFGAGNFKSLFEAIEREQAERGNL from the coding sequence ATGTCAGTGACCCCTGTTGCTATCATCaactctcctcctcagcggGCTCCTCAGCCATTCACCGCTACTTCTACCAGTGCCCGCTCTCAGACAGACAGCTTCGCAGTCCAGCCGCCTCCCAACTTCACTGGCTATGATCATATAACCTGGTGGGTTGGTAATGCTAAACAGGCCGCCTCATATTACACCAACCTCTTTGGCTTCAAAACCACTGCCTATAAGGGCCTGGAGACTGGCAGTCGATACTTTTCCTCGTATCTTGTCACCAATAATGATGTCCGCTTTGTCTTCACATCTCCCCTCCGTTCTGAGGCACACTTGACCGACGATGAGCCCATTTCCACGGCCAACCGGAAGCTCCTCAAGGAGATGCACGCCCACCTTGAGCGCCATGGTGACGCCGTGAAAGACGTTGCCTTTGAGGTTGACGACGTCGAGGGCGTGTACCACAAGGCCGTCGAGCAAGGCGCTATCGCCGTCCAGGGCCCGACTATCAGTAAGGATAAGGAACATGGCTCTGTCTCCACCGCTGTCATCTGCACATACGGCGACACCACCCACACTCTTATCTGCCGTCAGAACTATACCGGTCTCTTCCTCCCTGGCTACCGTACCGTGAACAAGCACATCGCCACCGTCACCGTTCCGGACGTCCCACTGGCCCGTATCGACCACTGCGTCGGCAACCAGTCGTGGAATGAGATGGGTGCTATTTGTGCCTTCTACGAGCAGTGCCTATCCTTCCACCGCTTCTGGTCCGTCGACGACAACGAAATCTGCACCGAGTTCTCGGCGCTGAGTTCTATCGTCATGGCCTCAcccaacaacatcatcaagatgcCCATTAACGAGCCCGCGTtgggcaagaagaagtccCAGATCGAGGAGTACGTCATCTTTAACTCTGGTCCGGGCGTTCAGCACATCGCCCTCCTCACCCCGGATATCATCACCGCCGTTTCGGCCCTCCGTGCCCGCGGCGTCGAATTCATCGACGTCCCATCGACATACTACACTACCATGCGCCAGCGTCTTGAAACGGAGAATCGAAATTGggagctcaaggaggagTTCGAGACCCTTGAGCGTCTCAATATCCTCATCGATTTTGATGAAGGCGGTTACTTGCTCCAGCTGTTCACCAAACCCCTCATGGACAGGCCAACGGTCTTCGTCGAAATCATCCAGCGCAACGCTTTTGATGGTTTCGGCGCTGGAAACTTCAAGAGCTTGTTCGAGGCTATTGAGCGTGAGCAAGCCGAGCGCGGCAACTTGTAA
- a CDS encoding hypothetical protein (At least one base has a quality score < 10), with protein sequence MSNKKIIAVIGSTGSQGGSVVDIFLNDPVLNKEWAVHAITRDPSNEKAKKLVERGAKAVAGDLNNKLSLVKAFTGATAVFGVTNYWESMSTDTEIQQGKNIVDAAKEAGVSYFIFSSLLDVKKLTNGKLPHVYHLDGKARIEEYAREGGVPSSFFLPGMYLQSVVDFFRQNEGAWVFAVPMPESAPIPIFDVRDTGIWVKAIVLKKDQLLGKRVLGSTRYTTPLEVVDAFKTAFPEAGEKAGFYSLPHDAFLQGVKESMGAPDWVAEEVLENMRLVAEGGYFAFEPLDDSHAALVGDKPTSLIDFLRGHKSFKDLK encoded by the exons ATGTCGAACAAAAAGATCATCGCTGTCATCGGTTCTACCGGTTCTCAGGGCGGTAGTGTCGTTGATATCTTCCTCAATGACCCTGTACTGAACAAGGAATGGGCTGTTCATGCTATCACCCGAGACCCATCGAATgaaaaagccaagaagcttgTGGAACGGGGTGCCAAAGCTGTCGCT GGTGATTTGAACAACAAGTTGTCTCTTGTCAAGGCTTTCACTGGTGCAACTGCAGTTTTCGGTGTTACCAATTATTGGGAAAGTATGAGTACCGACACCGAGATCCAGCAAGGCAAGAATATTGTTGATGCTGCCAAA GAAGCTGGCGTCTCGTACTTCATTTTTAGCTCATTGCTCGATGTTAAGAAAC TTACTAACGGCAAACTTCCTCATGTCTACCACTTAGATGGCAAGGCTCGTATCGAAGAGTATGCAAGAGAGGGTGGCGTTCCCTCGAGTTTCTTCCTTCCCGGCATGTATCTGCAATCCGTGGTAGACTTCTTCCGACAGAACGAAGGTGCCTGGGTCTTTGCTGTTCCCATGCCGGAATCCGCGCCTATCCCCATTTTCGATGTTCGCGACACCGGTATCTGGGTAAAGGCTATCgtgttgaagaaggaccAACTGCTTGGGAAGAGGGTTCTTGGCTCTACCAGATACACGACTCCCTTGGAGGTCGTTGATGCTTTCAAGACAGCATTCCCAGAGGCAGGGGAAAAGGCCGGCTTCTACAGTTTACCCCATGACGCATTCCTTCAGGGCGTGAAGGAGTCAATGGGTGCGCCAGATTGGGTAGCTGAAGAAGTGTTGGAAAACATGCGGCTCGTTGCCGAAGGCGGTTACTTCGCTTTTGAGCCACTTGATGACAGCCACGCCGCGCTGGTGGGTGACAAGCCGACCTCCTTGATCGACTTCTTGAGAGGGCATAAGTCCTTCAAGGACCTCAAATAG
- a CDS encoding glutathione S-transferase (At least one base has a quality score < 10): MQTNNDTVDWKSSTDEKGHFQRPATVIRNFISRQPGARFPPEQGRYHLYVSYACPWAHRLLIARKLKGLDDIISFSVVHWHLDFRSGWRFATPADTDAEGENVVPDPLHDSFTHLRQVYFETDPNYAARFSVPVLYDKINRVIVNNESSEILRMFGTEFDHLIAEKYRSISLYPPEHQKEIDEAHEWH, translated from the exons ATGCAGACCAACAACGACACTGTGGACTGGAAGTCTTCGACTGACGAAAAGGGTCACTTCCAACGCCCCGCTACGGTTATCCGAAATTTCATCTCAAGACAGCCGGGCGCAAGATTCCCACCGGAGCAAGGCAGATATCATCTTTACGTGAGCTATGCTTGTCCATGG GCTCATCGGCTTTTGATCGCTCGCAAATTGAAGGGCCTAGACGACATTATTTCCTTTTCAGTCGTCCACTGGCATCTCGATTTCCGGTCTG GGTGGCGCTTCGCAACTCCAGCCGACACGGACGCGGAAGGCGAGAACGTCGTTCCAGATCCATTGCACGATAGCTTCACCCACCTCCGCCAAGTCTATTTTGAGACAGACCCGAATTACGCAGCAAGATTCTCCGTCCCTGTTCTATATGACAAGATCAACCGGGTCATTGTAAACAACGAAAGCAGCGAGATACTGCGCATGTTTGGAACCGAA TTCGACCATTTGATAGCGGAAAAGTACCGATCGATCTCCCTGTACCCTCCGGAGCACCAGAAGGAAATCGACGAGGCCCACGAATGGCACTAA
- a CDS encoding hypothetical protein (At least one base has a quality score < 10), giving the protein MSYLKDFETTWGDPKNTAITTPDSDVNATVEKYYMVDEPFTYTKTQVWDMEVKKAHRPDKYIYQYVRQGSLHTFDHRKEGPYEYFTRITAQRTWKNPEEYDTVIERVCLDHVNQAAFFLGTPEVTLPDGTKVKSGEKQSIFNVEHAVAGTEENPLNTWRIVYLTNGRDESLIELLKPFQQDVFLQPYNEVYIREELGRDLVRKDI; this is encoded by the coding sequence ATGAGCTATTTGAAAGACTTTGAAACCACTTGGGGGGACCCTAAGAACACGGCAATCACCACCCCAGACTCTGATGTCAATGCAACCGTCGAAAAATACTACATGGTTGATGAGCCCTTTACCTACACCAAAACCCAAGTCTGGGACATGGAAGTCAAAAAGGCTCATCGCCCAGACAAGTACATCTATCAGTATGTGCGTCAAGGAAGCCTCCATACCTTTGATCACCGCAAAGAGGGGCCTTATGAGTACTTCACCCGCATCACCGCCCAAAGGACCTGGAAAAACCCAGAAGAATACGATACCGTCATTGAGCGCGTCTGTCTTGACCATGTCAATCAGGCCGCTTTCTTTCTGGGAACCCCAGAAGTGACGCTTCCTGATGGTACGAAGGTCAAAAGTGGGGAAAAGCAGTCGATTTTCAATGTTGAGCATGCTGTGGCTGGCACTGAAGAGAATCCACTTAATACCTGGCGCATTGTATACTTGACTAATGGCCGAGACGAGAGTCTCATTGAATTATTGAAGCCGTTTCAGCAAGATGTTTTTCTGCAGCCATATAATGAGGTTTACATTCGGGAGGAGCTCGGTCGGGACTTGGTTCGGAAAGATATCTGA